The region TCGATGCGTCATCTCCGGTCATCAGCAGAGTGACCGTCGAGCCGTAGAGAATCGCATCGTTGGTTCGACCGATGCCCTGCAAATCATTCGCGGCAACAGGTGGCAAAGGTGCTGAACCAAAGCCACTGCGAATTCGATGCACGTCAAATCCCAACTCCAGCAGTTTGTGCATCGCCGTTTCGACAGAACGGGCCGCCACTTGATAGTTCCCCGCAACGGATGACGTCGGTGCAATCAACAGTGTGATATCAGCCGGCTCAACCCCCGTTTTCGCTGAGATTTCCTCAAATATCGATTCGGGTGGGAGCATGGCTGTTTCCAGAATCCCTACCACATGGTCGGCTTCTTCCTTGTACCACAGCTTATCGAACAATGGTTCGACACCAGCCGCCGCTCGCATGGGGCCGCTCCCCATCGCATGAAACTTGCCACTCGAAAGCTGCCACCCTGCATACTGGCTATAAAGGCAGGCTGCCACCGGGTAATCGGTCTCCACGACCACATGGGGCCACTGCCACTTGCCTAAAAGCTGCGGCTGCAGATTGACTGTCGCCAGGCCCGCCATGCAGACGGTCGAAAGCACCTGACCTGCTTCAAGTGAACCTTCCGCCTCAACTCCAAAATCGAGCAGCAAACCTGTTCCAGCCGATTCATGGGCAATAATCCGGAAATGATCCGGCGACTCAACGACTTCTTCAATAATCGAGAGAGACAGTTCGTTGAGTTCAAGATTCATGCGGCGTGGCTTTTTTCGAAGTCAATAATCGATCAAACAATCACTGGTGCTTACCCAGCAAATGAGTGAGTCAACACGAAGATGGCCGAATTGTAAACGATTGAAAGACAACTCGCGAGAACCAGCCACCTGCCGATTCTCGCGAGTCATGTTTCGTTTCATTTTTCTACCGTGTGGGGAATGCAGGGCACATCCACCACAGGAGAAAGAACATAAGTCGTTTCTAGTCTCGACTTTGCAACTTGCTGAGCAGACGCAACATTTCCAGATACAGCCACACCAGAGTCACATTCAGCCCATGGGCAGCGAGCCACTCATAATTCTTAGGCAAGTTTTGAGAGGCTGCCGTCGCAATAAAGTCAAAGTCCAGAATCAGATTCAAGGCCGCAATGATGACGCAAAAGGCTGTGAACCCAATCCCCAGGAGCGAAGCGTCATATACGAATGACATCGCCTGAATATTGAACAGGCTTAAAACGAACGCCAGCAGATAGACCAGACCAATTCCTCCGGTGGCGGCAATTATGCCGGCGCGGAATGTGGCTGTGGCACGAATCAAGCCCACCTTGTAGGCCAGCAGCATCGCGGCAGCCACACCCACGGTGGCGGCGATCGCCTGTACGCCAATTCCCGGGAAGCGGGCCTCAAAAATTGTGGTGATCCCCCCCAGAAACACACCTTCCAGGAGTGCATAAATGGGTGCTGCCACAGGTGCACTGCGGAGCCAGAAACAGACACACAAGCTGGCAATCAGCCCGCCAATTGCACTGCCGATCAAAGATGGCATTAACAGCTGTGGATTGTTCTGCAGATAGCTGAAGGACAGTAATCCCAGGCTGGCTGTCAAACCAATCAGAACCATCGACTTGTTGACGGCTCCAGAAACAGTCATCACAGAGGACGACGACAGGCCACCCTCATGAGCCCAGCGATCAAAAGCACTCTCGTTCAGAACTGGATTCCCGGTACGCATCGTGTACTGACCTTCGAAAAATTGAATTTGCTGTCGGAAACCGTAGCAGACTGATGAAATCTACCAGATACTAATACGTTCTCGGCCCTCGAATAGATGATCAATGACTCAGTTTTTTGAAATTCTTTGGCTGAATGATCCATCCCTAAACACTGATAACAAAGCAGATCGCCAGCTCTTTCCAGGAATCCGCCATCAACCATAACCTCTAATACAGAAATCTGTTACAAGATATCAGCGTTCATGTCTGACGCCCTCGATGTCGCTTCACCCCGGCATTTTTCGACAATCAAGCCCCCCCGACAAGAACTCTGAACCGATGGCCATTCTGTCAAAAACGGTCACTGTCGAAAAATATCTGGCAGGAGTCCGTGTCGACAGTTTTTTGGTCAAACACTTTCGCAGCTACACGAGCTGGCGGATTCTCCGCATGGTTGCCGCTGGCCTGGTTACGATCGATGGGCAAGTCGCTGCCACCACTCAACGTGTGCATCCCGGCCAACAGGTGACCATTCAACTTACAGAGCCACCCGACCTGTTCGTCCCCCCCGAACCAACTCCGCTCGAAATCCTGTTTGAAGACGACTCCCTGCTCGTCATCAACAAGCCTGCAGGTCTCATTGCTCACCCGACTGGCGAAATCCCTGATGGTACGCTGATTAACGCTGTCCAGCATTATCTCGACAAACAATCGACTCATCCCGGCCTTGAGCGACCCGGGATTGTCCACAGGCTGGACCGCGATACCAGCGGTGCCATGGCCATTTGCAAAGAACATCTTTCCCACCGCTTACTCTCGATCCAGTTCCAGCTGGGCCGAATTTCCAAAAGTTATCTCGCACTCGTCGAAGGTGTCCTCACAGACGATCAACTGGTCATCGACCTTCCGATTGGCAGGGCACCAGGTTGCTCCAGTGCGCTCATGTCTTGCCGGGCCGATGCTCTCGAAGCCCAGGCCTCGAAAACCTCTCTTCGAGTAGTGGAACGGTTTCCGCAACACACTCTTGTCGAGGCCAAACCCCGCACAGGCCGTATGCATCAGATTCGTATTCATCTGGCAACCATCGGGTTCCCCATTGTGGGAGACGAGTTCTACCTCAAAGGAGGGGAAATCCGGCCACTCGTCTGGCCAGAAAGTGAACGCGTGCAGGTCTCTCTTCTCATCAATCGACAAGCCTTACACGCCGCATGCCTTTCCTTCGCCCACCCGCTCACCAACGAGTGGCAAGACTTTCAAGCTCCCTTGCCCGACGATCTGCGCCAAGCCATCGAACTCGCCCGCCTTGGCCAAACTTGAAAAAGCGGTTCAGCAAAGAACTCCACTCTGTCGGATAGAAGTTCAAAAAATCATTGAACAACGCCCGACGGCCGACTGAGTTTCGATCACTCGGAAGCTGCTCTTAATGAGCATCAGCAACAAATGCGGCAAACGCCTGCAATTCCGTTTGCGCCAGCAAGAATATCTGCCAAGTCATCGCTCAACCTGCAAAGATCATCAGGATCTCACGCGAGTAAACTTCAAGTTCAGACTTTCAATTTCCAAAGTCCTCGGCTAGGAAAAGATCAGCCAAATCAAGTATGAAATTTTTGCGGAACTTCGAAAAGTCTCTGAACATTTACTTTCTGAGATTTAAATTTCAGTCATCAATGAATCTGATCGTCGTGCCAGATACTTCGATGGCCAGCAGGTCAATTCCCTGTTCATGAATGCATTTCGCTCTCAATAAATCGGCCCAAGACAAAACATTCCCACTCAATCGCATTTAAAGTTCACTCAACATTTTCCACAAATAGCACCCACCCGAAAGACTCGTCATGATTCACGACGATCAACGAAAGCCATCAAGGCTAATAATTAACCAATCACTAAAACTCACTCGAATTTTAGGCTTCTTGCTGATCCCTTTAATTGCACCGTTATCTTTATCCGCACAGTTCTCCTACCCACCCGAATTCAAAGAGGCTCGAGTCGAGACCTACCGAAAAACAGGTTCGACAGAATTGAAGCTCTGGATCTTCGGGGAGTCTGATCCTAAAACTACTAAGCCCGCCATTGTGTTTTTCTTCGGCGGTGGCTGGAATTCCGGATCACCAGCACAATTTGAAAATCAGGCACGGCACTTTGCTAAACGAGGCATGATTGCGATTGTGGCCGACTACAGGGTCAAATCCAGACACAATGTGCAAGTTGTTGAATGCGTAAAGGACGCCAAGGCTGCTATCGCCTGGGTTCGAGAAAACGCCAAGCGATTAGGCGTTGATCCTGACAAGATTGCTGCTTCAGGAGGCTCTGCCGGAGGCCACCTTGCAGCCTCAACCGGCACCATCAGTGGTTTTGGCAGTGATGAACGTCCCAACGCCATGATTCTCTTCAATCCTGCCTGCACTCTCGCACCCATCGCTGGTTGGCAACCCCCAGGAGCCAGAGCAAAACTCAGCACTGAACGATTCGGCGTCGAGGCCACAGCCATCTCACCGGCTCATCACGTCGGTCCGCAGACTCCACCAACCTTGATTCTCCATGGCACGAAAGACAGCACAGTTCCCTACGCTTCGGTCGTCGCATTCGAAGCTGAGATGAAAAAAGCCGGCAGACCCTGCAAGTTAGTAGGCTACGAAGGTGCAGAACATGGCTTCTTCAATCGAGGTGAAAACTATGACAAGACTCTCACTGAAGCTGACAAATTTCTGGTAGACCTCGGCTGGATCAAAAAATGAGACCCTGCACATCAAAAAGTTGAATGACCCCATCAATACAGTAAGAAATCAGACATTTCGTTGATTTCTGAGAGCCCTTGAATCAACTTCTTAAGTGACCTTCGCGAACTTCCTGATCTTTATTGGAACCGAAGCCCTATACATTTCGCGTTCCAAATGATTCAAGGCTCGTCAGCAAATACTGGTGACATTCGCGAACAACTTATTGACGCGACCCACAAACCATGCCTTTCGATCTGCGTCCTGGTCAGATGTCAGAACTCACTGGGCACTTTTGCAATTTCACCACGTTTCAGGATTTGTCGTGACAGAGCTCTATGCATCGCCAGCTGCCTGGATCATCCCTTTTTGCGATGCCGCCACCGAAGTTTTTCTCTGCATGCTTCAAGCCACTTGTCAAATTCAATCCATTTGTCCTCCAGATTCAGCACCACCACTGGAATCCATCACAATTGCCATCGACCTCACGGGGACAGCACCTGGGCGAGTCATCTTGAGTGTTGCAGAATCTGTCGCTGACCAGTTTGTCGAGCGGCTCACGGGCTTCGGTGCCGAAGGCGATCTGGGTTTGTTGCGGGATATCGTCGGTGAGGTAGCCAATATGGTGGCAGGTTCCGGCAAAGGGAACCTGCCACAGTTGGGCTTTCTCATTGGCACACCCCGACAGCTCACTGCCGAGGAGTTGGTCAATTTGTCGGCAAACTGGCCTTTGAGGCAGACAGCCACTTTGGAGACTTCATTCGGCTTATGCCTGCTGGATGTGAGCTGGAATTTCCAGTTCGCGACTCCTTCAGCAGATACACCTCTTCCAGAAGCTGTCTGATATTTCGAGGCTGCTGGAGTTCTTCCGGGAAACCCACCACGGAACCCATCGCCAGAATCTGCGGGTGCCAGGTTCGCCCCATGGCATCGCACCAGAGCTTCCCGCACTCATCCGATTCAATACCAACTTTGCCCAGATCAAGGTCCGCCGTCACACCGACTTCTGTCTGGCAGGAAACGACGGTCTGCACCAACACACGTTCCCCGCTGCAGATCTCCACTTCGCAATAATCACCGCGTGGCCTCAATCCGCGAATCCCGGCGCGAAACTCTTGCCATTCAGTCGATTTCTGCCTTTCGGGCAAACGCCGCCCCAACAGCAGAACATCACTCCCCAACCTGCTGTAGATCTTCGCCACCGCCTGGGCCCAGCGATTACTCCCCAGCACCACCATCGACTTTGGAGTCGACCTCGCCAAAAACAATTCTCCCAGTGAAAATGGCAGCGAACTTTTGCTATTCAACGATTCATGCGGAACTTGAGGCGAAACACCATGGCGGACAGGAGCCACCATAGATCCCGTCGCCACAATCAGCAGATGTGTCATCAGGAGTGGCCCGTCAACAACCGGCTGCTTCACCGATGGATTTGCAGCACTCATGGGCATCACTGCAATCGAGGCGCCATCGGCCCCCACGACCTTCGCCGCACCGGGGAAACAATCAACCCGGGCCTCCCTCAAGAGCGTCTGCTGGCGTTCCTGCTCTCGTCGGCCAAAAGGAAGCAATCGACGAGCCAAAGTCTGTGAACTCGTTGCTGCGGCAAACTCATTTTGAGTGATCATTTCCAGGAATTCGGGTGACCACTGTGCCCCGACAGACTCGCTGGAGATTTCCCATGCCGACGCAGGTTCAATCAAAGCAGTTCGTAATCCCAGCCGTGCCGCCGTCGTGGCCACTTCGACCGCGAGAGCCGTTCCACCAGCAATGGTGCAATCGTACATGGCTGGATCCTTTCACGACACGCCTGACGAACCACAGTTCCCCAAACCAACACCCGGTCAATTTCCCTCAATTCGTCCGTCCACAAATAGCCCTCGTTTCCATCGGCACAACGAACAAATAAGGGCTATGAGAAGCCTGGGTAAAATATGAAACATTCTCTCATTCGGTTCATTTTGACGATAAAACGGATTCTCCCGACTCATTTCGCCTGAAAGCTCAATTCGAATCTCGCGCTAACTGACTCATCAAAACCGACCACTGTGATGTGTTTGTCGCACAGCCATACCTGGCCCTTCTCCAGGCCACGCACCCAAACCACAAGACGTTTTTGTCGAAGCTCTTGAACCGTTGGGCCCGGCTTCCTAGACTTAACTTCACTTTCAGCAGGCAATCGCGGCGTTCATCACTTCAGACGAGAGATCGGAACGGATCATAATTCGATGACTGACATCGTTGAGATCCGCCGTTCTGATGATCCGCGAGATGTCATTCACCGGGTGTGCCAGTCTTTGGCGCAAGGTGAATTGGTTGGTCTCCCCACCGAAACCACCTATACCGTTGCTGCCAGTGCACTTTCTGAAGTTGGTGTCCAGCGGCTGAAGGCTCTAGCCACTGAACTCGCAGTCAATCATCAACCACCCCAGTTCGAACTCCTGCTTAAAGCGGCTGACGAAGCACTCGATTATCTGGTCGAGCAGTCGCGATACGGCCGCAAACTCATCCGACGTTGCTGGCCAGGCCCTGTGACGTTGCGATTCCCAAAATCTCACTGCGGATGGTTCTTCGAACAGCTCCCTGAAACCAGCCGTCATCTCCTCACGGCCCCAGAAAACACGGTCTCTTTCCGTGTCCCGGCACACACACTCCCGGCCGATATTCTGAATTTGTTGCCCGGCCCCCTGATCGCACTTTCGGAAGCTCAGCCCGGCCGGCCACCGCTCAGGCATGCCCGGGATGCCGACCAGAGGTTTGGCAACAACCTCGCACTCATTGTCGATGACGGCCCTTCCCGCTACGGCGAACCGGGTACCGTCGTCCAGATCGGCAATAACGATTGGAACATCGCATTCCCAGGGGTTGTCTCCGACCGCACGATGGGTCGACTTGCCAGCGAAGTCATCCTATTCGCCTGCACAGGCAACACCTGCCGCAGCCCCATGGCCGAAGTCCTTTTCCGCAAACTCCTTGCGGAAAAACTGAGCTGCCCCGAAGAAGAACTTGTCGATCACGGTTACGTCATTCTCTCGGCAGGTTTAGCGGCAGCCATCGGTGCACCTGCCAACCCCGAAGCCATTGCACTGCTTGCCGATGAAGGTCTTGACCTTCGTAATCACGAAAGTCAGCCTCTGACCGAGCGATTGCTGCAGCAGGTCGATATGATCTATACCATGACACGTGGACATCGCGACGCCATTCTTGCCGAAAGGCCGGATCTGGCTTCACGCGTGCGAACTTTGTCTCCCGCCGGGAAAGACATTGCCGACCCGATTGGTGGGGGACGTGATGTCTATCGTTCCTGCAAGCAAGTCATTGAAACGCATTTGCAACAGATTATTCAGGACCTCTTGTCGTTAAGATCCCACCCGTCATGATGAAGATAGCCGTTGCCAGCGATCATCGCGGCGTGCAAATCAAATCCAAAATCCTCGCACTGGTGTCCGATCTCGGACATCAGGCTCTCGATTTTGGACCGCAGGATCACGAGAGCGTCGATTACCCCGACTACGGTGCCCGCGTGGCAAAAGCCGTCTCTCGTGCAGAGGTCGATCGTGGCATCCTCATCTGTGGCACAGGCATGGGCATGTGCATCGTCGCCAATAAATTCCGTGGTGTTCGAGCCGCTACTTGCCACGATGACGTCACTGCCGAACTCAGTCGCCGACACAATAACGCTAACGTCATGTGTCTCTCGGGCGATCTTCTCGGCGAGCCATTTGCCATGAGAATGGTCGAAATCTGGCTCACCACTGAATTCGAAGGTGCCAGGCATGCCCGGCGTGTCGACAAAATCTCTCATTACGAGTCCGAAGAATTTTCATCGAACTCCTGACTCGCATGCCTTCGCAAAAAGTCATGAGCACTGACGATAATCACTTTCTTCCGGGAAGTCGCTTTGACTCGCCCGATCGTCGCGATATCTTGTTGACATGTCTTGTCGATCTGCAAATGAATCACCGATGGTCGCATTGAGTAACCGGCAGATGTGTTGATCTCTTTTCACAACATCGAGAACAACGCCGACATCTCAGCTTTACCCAATGAAGAGCGACCATGGCATCCATG is a window of Planctopirus limnophila DSM 3776 DNA encoding:
- the mch gene encoding methenyltetrahydromethanopterin cyclohydrolase, with amino-acid sequence MNLELNELSLSIIEEVVESPDHFRIIAHESAGTGLLLDFGVEAEGSLEAGQVLSTVCMAGLATVNLQPQLLGKWQWPHVVVETDYPVAACLYSQYAGWQLSSGKFHAMGSGPMRAAAGVEPLFDKLWYKEEADHVVGILETAMLPPESIFEEISAKTGVEPADITLLIAPTSSVAGNYQVAARSVETAMHKLLELGFDVHRIRSGFGSAPLPPVAANDLQGIGRTNDAILYGSTVTLLMTGDDASIAEILPQVPSKSSSVFGKTFLEIFEAAGRDFYKIDKLLFSPAQVIVQNVDTGRVHVAGEPHVPLVLKSFGLVAE
- a CDS encoding arsenate reductase/protein-tyrosine-phosphatase family protein; the protein is MTDIVEIRRSDDPRDVIHRVCQSLAQGELVGLPTETTYTVAASALSEVGVQRLKALATELAVNHQPPQFELLLKAADEALDYLVEQSRYGRKLIRRCWPGPVTLRFPKSHCGWFFEQLPETSRHLLTAPENTVSFRVPAHTLPADILNLLPGPLIALSEAQPGRPPLRHARDADQRFGNNLALIVDDGPSRYGEPGTVVQIGNNDWNIAFPGVVSDRTMGRLASEVILFACTGNTCRSPMAEVLFRKLLAEKLSCPEEELVDHGYVILSAGLAAAIGAPANPEAIALLADEGLDLRNHESQPLTERLLQQVDMIYTMTRGHRDAILAERPDLASRVRTLSPAGKDIADPIGGGRDVYRSCKQVIETHLQQIIQDLLSLRSHPS
- a CDS encoding RluA family pseudouridine synthase, which codes for MAILSKTVTVEKYLAGVRVDSFLVKHFRSYTSWRILRMVAAGLVTIDGQVAATTQRVHPGQQVTIQLTEPPDLFVPPEPTPLEILFEDDSLLVINKPAGLIAHPTGEIPDGTLINAVQHYLDKQSTHPGLERPGIVHRLDRDTSGAMAICKEHLSHRLLSIQFQLGRISKSYLALVEGVLTDDQLVIDLPIGRAPGCSSALMSCRADALEAQASKTSLRVVERFPQHTLVEAKPRTGRMHQIRIHLATIGFPIVGDEFYLKGGEIRPLVWPESERVQVSLLINRQALHAACLSFAHPLTNEWQDFQAPLPDDLRQAIELARLGQT
- the rpiB gene encoding ribose 5-phosphate isomerase B yields the protein MKIAVASDHRGVQIKSKILALVSDLGHQALDFGPQDHESVDYPDYGARVAKAVSRAEVDRGILICGTGMGMCIVANKFRGVRAATCHDDVTAELSRRHNNANVMCLSGDLLGEPFAMRMVEIWLTTEFEGARHARRVDKISHYESEEFSSNS
- a CDS encoding FAD-dependent oxidoreductase, which encodes MYDCTIAGGTALAVEVATTAARLGLRTALIEPASAWEISSESVGAQWSPEFLEMITQNEFAAATSSQTLARRLLPFGRREQERQQTLLREARVDCFPGAAKVVGADGASIAVMPMSAANPSVKQPVVDGPLLMTHLLIVATGSMVAPVRHGVSPQVPHESLNSKSSLPFSLGELFLARSTPKSMVVLGSNRWAQAVAKIYSRLGSDVLLLGRRLPERQKSTEWQEFRAGIRGLRPRGDYCEVEICSGERVLVQTVVSCQTEVGVTADLDLGKVGIESDECGKLWCDAMGRTWHPQILAMGSVVGFPEELQQPRNIRQLLEEVYLLKESRTGNSSSHPAGISRMKSPKWLSASKASLPTN
- a CDS encoding alpha/beta hydrolase gives rise to the protein MLIPLIAPLSLSAQFSYPPEFKEARVETYRKTGSTELKLWIFGESDPKTTKPAIVFFFGGGWNSGSPAQFENQARHFAKRGMIAIVADYRVKSRHNVQVVECVKDAKAAIAWVRENAKRLGVDPDKIAASGGSAGGHLAASTGTISGFGSDERPNAMILFNPACTLAPIAGWQPPGARAKLSTERFGVEATAISPAHHVGPQTPPTLILHGTKDSTVPYASVVAFEAEMKKAGRPCKLVGYEGAEHGFFNRGENYDKTLTEADKFLVDLGWIKK
- a CDS encoding Bax inhibitor-1/YccA family protein, which encodes MRTGNPVLNESAFDRWAHEGGLSSSSVMTVSGAVNKSMVLIGLTASLGLLSFSYLQNNPQLLMPSLIGSAIGGLIASLCVCFWLRSAPVAAPIYALLEGVFLGGITTIFEARFPGIGVQAIAATVGVAAAMLLAYKVGLIRATATFRAGIIAATGGIGLVYLLAFVLSLFNIQAMSFVYDASLLGIGFTAFCVIIAALNLILDFDFIATAASQNLPKNYEWLAAHGLNVTLVWLYLEMLRLLSKLQSRD